The proteins below come from a single Papaver somniferum cultivar HN1 chromosome 11, ASM357369v1, whole genome shotgun sequence genomic window:
- the LOC113322339 gene encoding ribonuclease 1-like, whose translation MKPSIFLLLILALITVSPSSSSLHSLSSPSLLSNSSSDLQQFSINEDGTNAAPAPTAGFTNFSLVLQFSKSLCNFPAYNKKCDKKWKEDLPNRFTIHGLWLNFGRNPKPAPPSPRKDIELSKLLNERVLVNKLYNDWLYAYFVPSGNGPKEVDRKTSVWRFWTHEWDNHGVFSQLSTVDYFRNTDNLFDQLGDIYGQFAQLGLIVKGEINVTQASEVLTRELGVKPLMKCLFNSKGDQLLFEIQVTIRKGDLARLHHSQSPLKGHNCTGHMAGLKI comes from the exons ATGAAGCCTtcaatatttcttcttcttattctagcTTTAATCACCGTCTCACCCTCCTCATCATCACTACATTCACTCTCTAGTCCATCCTTACTCTCAAACTCATCATCAGATTTACAACAATTCAGCATAAATGAAGATGGAACAAATGCAGCTCCTGCTCCTACTGCAGGTTTCACAAACTTcagtttagttttgcaattttctAAATCGTTATGCAACTTTCCAGCTTATAACAAGAAATGTGACAAAAAATGGAAAGAGGACTTGCCCAATAGGTTTACAATACATGGCCTTTGGCTGAATTTTGGTCGAAACCCTAAGCCTGCTCCTCCGAGTCCACGCAAAGATATCGAATTATCCAAG TTGCTAAATGAAAGAGTTCTAGTCAATAAACTGTACAATGATTGGTTATATGCTTATTTCGTCCCAAGTGGTAATGGTCCAAAGGAAGTTGACAGGAAGACCTCAGTGTGGAGATTTTGGACCCATGAATGGGATAATCACGGAGTTTTCTCTCAACTTTCCACTGTAGACTACTTTCGCAACACGGACAATCTCTTCGACCAGTTAGGAGACATTTATGGCCAATTTGCTCAACTGGGATTAATTGTAAAGGGAGAGATTAATGTCACCCAGGCTTCTGAAGTTCTAACACGGGAACTCGGAGTAAAACCCTTAATGAAATGCCTATTTAACAGTAAAGGTGACCAACTGTTGTTTGAGATCCAGGTTACCATCCGCAAAGGAGATCTGGCTAGGCTTCATCATTCTCAGTCTCCGCTGAAAGGGCACAACTGCACCGGCCATATGGCTGGTCTCAAGATATAG
- the LOC113322338 gene encoding F-box/kelch-repeat protein At3g23880-like produces MDGTCEGNPNPNSLTEDLLIEILLWLPVVSLLRFKVVCKYWRSIIESSDFIHRHATFRSSTSKLGNFIFQYRPKHIDYKPHFFVLSSSTSGGGEEDYGQWSYKNLGMSPHLSEENEHDMYVTHPPQANMVGSCHGIICIHDPHPRDIILWNPATKKFRCLPKSLPLLEEFGVLKSEFVLFGFDCETHDYKVLQISFFKIDNQVDITPRNKIQIYSLNSDSWRWCMDANLYGHSYKTKCENQGRYLNGSYYFLGSNFIRKQRIRMTDSVPYWYGDPEAVVLSFNFSRESFRMIPGPWENLVLDVIGGDQGKIVCIKVEHTVTSDVCEMCALNDYDYNNGATNADNNEYSWSKLHTFTINYSHSGYGTKAITKNGAFGFLCDIGGGLVFINFLTEEIKDIEIIDAPLEGLGDVFRGDVYKESLVSIDCAVPSSSSSYLK; encoded by the coding sequence ATGGATGGAACTTGTGAGGGGAATCCTAATCCTAACTCTCTAACTGAAGATTTGTTGATCGAAATTCTGTTATGGCTACCTGTAGTATCCCTTTTACGGTTCAAGGTCGTCTGCAAGTACTGGCGATCGATTATTGAAAGCTCAGATTTCATCCATCGACACGCAACTTTCCGAAGCTCCACAAGTAAGTTGGGTAATTTCATCTTTCAATATCGTCCTAAACATATTGATTATAAACCACATTTTTTCGTGCTATCGTCATCGACTAGTGGCGGAGGAGAAGAAGATTATGGGCAATGGAGTTACAAAAACTTGGGAATGTCACCACATTTAAGTGAAGAGAATGAACACGATATGTATGTTACTCATCCTCCTCAAGCAAATATGGTTGGTTCTTGCCATGGCATCATTTGTATTCATGATCCTCATCCTAGAGACATAATCCTTTGGAACCCTGCAACAAAGAAATTTAGATGTCTACCTAAATCATTACCTCTTCTAGAAGAATTTGGTGTATTGAAATCAGAGTTTGTTTTGTTTGGTTTCGATTGCGAAACGCATGATTATAAGGTGTTACAAATCAGTTTTTTCAAAATCGACAACCAAGTGGACATCACTCCCCGAAACAAGATTCAGATATATAGCTTGAACTCGGATTCTTGGAGGTGGTGTATGGATGCCAATTTATATGGCCACTCTTACAAAACCAAATGTGAAAATCAGGGTCGATATCTTAATGGTAGTTATTATTTTTTGGGAAGTAATTTTATTAGAAAACAAAGGATTAGGATGACGGATTCTGTACCATATTGGTATGGTGATCCAGAGGCAGTGGTTCTCTCCTTCAATTTCAGCAGAGAAAGTTTCAGGATGATACCTGGTCCATGGGAAAACCTTGTTTTAGATGTCATAGGAGGTGACCAGGGAAAGATTGTGTGCATTAAAGTTGAACATACCGTTACTAGTGATGTATGTGAAATGTGTGCTTTGAATGATTATGATTACAATAATGGTGCTACAAATGCGGATAATAACGAGTACTCATGGAGCAAACTACATACGTTCACCATAAATTATTCTCACAGCGGCTATGGTACTAAGGCCATTACGAAAAACGGAGCGTTTGGTTTTCTATGTGATATTGGAGGTGGTCTGGTGTTTATCAACTTTCTTACAGAGGAAATAAAGGATATTGAAATTATTGATGCCCCTTTGGAAGGTCTAGGCGATGTGTTTAGAGGCGATGTTTACAAGGAGAGCTTAGTCTCAATCGATTGTGCAgtgcccagcagcagcagcagttaccTGAAATGA